In Streptomyces zhihengii, a single genomic region encodes these proteins:
- a CDS encoding barstar family protein, with protein MNALWDRLSTDVERPVEIVWKNTEATSQNLGEESFSEIRELLLRVQSQDESFGWDDRLTVTFE; from the coding sequence CTGAACGCCCTCTGGGACCGACTGTCGACAGATGTCGAACGCCCCGTCGAGATCGTATGGAAGAACACCGAAGCAACATCGCAGAATCTCGGCGAGGAGTCCTTCAGCGAGATTCGCGAACTCCTTCTGCGCGTGCAGTCTCAGGACGAGTCCTTCGGATGGGACGATCGCTTGACGGTGACCTTTGAGTAG
- a CDS encoding GNAT family N-acetyltransferase — MAGAEAQLGNEGVALWLTDWKISHSDTWVPRRMMALVGGELAGRLDFLLHPDGRALTVWQLAVEPQFQRRGLASVMMDALHAAHPQAWINHGSRQPDGARWWDAYTDPAPERNIHNRPMSEWAAYFPALQVAAHRAANAYRNQELGLYGHRDAEHRYGQALEEDALQWAAAYREAAASGPDPAVQDLYGGIRIVLPTRIHRVVHDGQRSAAERADMLLHHIGHGNLPHDQPWSTSRHAAFEDLADEQIRTPPAQPGAASTHVTFQVRLSAGQEVPEHHARADWVRYLDSPGIEVDVHGMAWRDAAAPWLTHETDLSPPVGAAIAPEGPASARYAARYDVVGELLPGLSTRRQPVDVLATRELEIAALARRITAESGARLAASGPPEPVSEPRRAQQPPAQTSHRSTYAQQPPRLR, encoded by the coding sequence GTGGCCGGGGCCGAGGCGCAGCTTGGGAACGAGGGTGTTGCGCTGTGGCTGACCGACTGGAAGATCTCCCACAGCGACACGTGGGTGCCCAGGCGGATGATGGCCCTGGTCGGCGGCGAGCTGGCCGGGCGGCTGGACTTCCTGCTCCATCCCGATGGGCGGGCTCTGACGGTGTGGCAACTGGCGGTCGAGCCGCAGTTCCAGCGCCGTGGGCTGGCCTCGGTGATGATGGATGCCCTGCATGCGGCGCATCCGCAGGCCTGGATCAACCACGGTTCCCGGCAGCCCGATGGGGCACGGTGGTGGGACGCGTACACGGACCCGGCGCCGGAGCGCAATATTCACAACCGGCCCATGTCCGAATGGGCGGCGTACTTTCCCGCGCTGCAGGTGGCCGCACACCGGGCAGCGAACGCCTACCGGAATCAGGAGCTGGGCCTGTATGGGCACCGGGACGCGGAACACCGGTACGGACAGGCACTGGAGGAAGATGCGCTTCAGTGGGCCGCCGCCTACCGGGAGGCTGCGGCGTCCGGGCCCGATCCGGCCGTCCAGGACCTGTACGGCGGGATCCGGATCGTGCTGCCGACGCGGATTCACCGGGTCGTGCACGACGGTCAGCGCAGCGCCGCGGAGCGGGCCGACATGCTGCTCCATCACATCGGGCACGGCAACCTGCCCCATGACCAGCCGTGGAGCACCTCCCGACACGCCGCATTCGAGGACCTGGCGGACGAACAGATCCGCACACCGCCAGCGCAGCCCGGAGCCGCCTCCACGCATGTGACCTTCCAGGTCCGGCTCTCGGCCGGGCAGGAGGTGCCCGAGCATCATGCACGGGCCGACTGGGTGCGCTACCTCGACTCCCCCGGGATCGAGGTGGACGTTCACGGCATGGCATGGCGGGATGCGGCCGCACCGTGGCTGACGCACGAGACGGACCTCAGCCCTCCGGTCGGCGCCGCGATCGCCCCCGAAGGCCCGGCGAGCGCGCGTTACGCCGCCCGCTATGACGTGGTCGGGGAACTGCTGCCCGGCCTGAGCACACGCCGCCAACCCGTGGATGTCCTCGCCACGCGTGAGCTGGAGATCGCGGCTCTGGCGCGACGTATCACTGCCGAAAGCGGCGCACGCCTCGCTGCCTCCGGCCCGCCGGAGCCTGTTAGCGAACCCCGACGTGCACAGCAGCCCCCGGCGCAAACCTCCCACCGGAGTACGTACGCCCAGCAGCCACCACGCCTGCGCTAG
- a CDS encoding sigma-70 family RNA polymerase sigma factor — protein MGSVHRAWLEPLRSAYLGSGLTMSHLSVRVPLAKSKISELLRGIGHYPRWEIIFSLSQPLEVPSWPLYRLWRQAALEARKSSDWVEQSTDRASVTTSQSPPLDHQAFRETVENKYRLYAQVFLDDDQRDTAISNTFDILWLSWNDALASPDIRRFAWQALRATVMSRTPHIDGRPEFGAAAFDTIALQQLSTEAAQAHQMAESLQLFKAMSWLPDQQLDVMIMRRSYAFLPEEVSALLGVPQAVVLSSERHATHFLESVICPPTETEGTTA, from the coding sequence GTGGGCAGCGTTCACCGGGCATGGCTGGAGCCTTTACGGTCGGCCTACCTCGGCAGCGGGCTGACCATGAGCCACCTCAGCGTGCGGGTGCCGCTGGCGAAGTCGAAGATCTCGGAGCTGCTGCGCGGGATCGGGCACTACCCCCGGTGGGAGATCATCTTCAGCCTGTCGCAGCCACTGGAGGTACCCAGCTGGCCCCTGTACCGGCTGTGGCGCCAGGCTGCGCTCGAGGCCAGGAAGTCATCGGACTGGGTGGAACAGTCGACCGACAGGGCATCGGTGACCACATCCCAGTCGCCTCCGCTCGACCACCAGGCGTTTAGGGAGACGGTGGAGAACAAGTACCGGCTGTACGCGCAGGTCTTCCTCGACGACGACCAGCGGGACACCGCCATCTCCAACACGTTCGACATCCTGTGGCTGAGCTGGAACGACGCGCTGGCCAGCCCCGACATCCGGCGATTCGCCTGGCAGGCGCTGCGCGCCACGGTCATGTCTCGCACGCCGCACATCGACGGCCGGCCCGAGTTCGGGGCGGCGGCCTTCGACACGATCGCGCTGCAGCAGCTGTCCACCGAGGCGGCCCAGGCCCATCAGATGGCAGAGAGCCTCCAGCTCTTCAAGGCCATGAGCTGGCTCCCCGACCAGCAGCTCGACGTGATGATCATGCGCCGCTCCTATGCCTTCCTCCCCGAGGAGGTGTCCGCGCTGCTCGGTGTGCCGCAGGCCGTCGTGCTGTCCAGCGAGCGGCACGCCACCCACTTCCTGGAGAGCGTCATCTGCCCGCCGACCGAGACCGAAGGGACAACCGCATGA
- a CDS encoding HNH endonuclease family protein: MITNLLRGITALTLALAPLTIAAPAQALETVPLADAVELLPVVVEDRTGYTRSSFKHWTGGDDPADGCNTRQEVLLAEATVAPEIGPGCAISGGSWTSYYDGQTVIQAGSLDIDHMVPLAEAWDSGASTWTAARREAYANDQGAAVSLVAVTARSNRAKADRDPAEWLPPAADVHCRYIGEWVATKLRWGLAIDEAEQKTLEVYGETCETTVVNYTVTP; the protein is encoded by the coding sequence GTGATCACGAACCTCCTGCGCGGAATCACCGCGCTCACCCTCGCACTTGCCCCACTCACCATCGCTGCACCGGCCCAGGCCCTGGAGACCGTGCCGCTCGCCGACGCCGTCGAGTTGCTGCCCGTCGTCGTCGAGGACCGCACCGGCTACACCCGCAGCAGCTTCAAGCACTGGACGGGCGGCGACGACCCGGCCGACGGCTGCAACACCCGCCAGGAGGTGCTCCTCGCCGAAGCCACCGTCGCACCTGAGATCGGCCCCGGCTGCGCCATCAGCGGCGGATCGTGGACCTCGTACTACGACGGACAGACCGTCATCCAGGCTGGCTCCCTCGACATCGACCACATGGTTCCCCTCGCCGAGGCATGGGACTCGGGGGCCAGCACGTGGACCGCGGCACGCCGCGAAGCGTACGCCAACGACCAGGGTGCCGCGGTCTCGCTCGTCGCCGTCACCGCCCGCTCCAACAGGGCGAAAGCCGACCGCGATCCTGCCGAATGGCTGCCGCCGGCCGCCGACGTGCACTGCCGGTACATCGGCGAGTGGGTCGCAACAAAGCTGCGCTGGGGACTCGCGATCGACGAGGCCGAACAGAAGACCCTGGAGGTCTACGGCGAGACCTGCGAAACGACGGTGGTGAACTACACGGTAACCCCGTAG
- a CDS encoding protein kinase domain-containing protein has protein sequence MGKINYKAGVPGWKDLGPLIKDPKSTKHFVRSVKHETTGEEAVLKHRSAPPMSNRAKRFHDEAVMMHRFTGEGLAGVLPVLDIDTGGTPAWYVMPKASPLESVFVETTSLQEIVGHIHVLAQTLCELDEREYYHRDIKPDNLFWYDGRPVLADFGIAYFGEASVTYEGEKLGPLWFMAPEMRSMTKREEGSQADVYSLAQTLSAFIYPLGQLPLPGTFRAGATDYDLNRRWKGDHTALDALGHVLEAATRNDRNERLRIDGLEEELRLWLHSAQTPLVRNTGLRSGWGPQDDYARDMAESRGIMRRMLIRIARHLGDQASHQEYALGDPERPRWLATYGWPHNSEDGFEPDGLLSFSTSCAGSDRRVILGAVYYGRRVSFIAETHRLTAGDWQLEHSWPETEWGRVRLPSAAHALQTLADSVTDSLA, from the coding sequence GTGGGAAAAATCAACTACAAAGCTGGCGTTCCGGGTTGGAAGGATCTAGGTCCTCTGATCAAGGACCCGAAGTCGACGAAGCACTTCGTCCGGAGTGTCAAACACGAGACGACCGGTGAAGAAGCAGTCCTGAAGCACCGGTCGGCGCCGCCCATGAGCAATCGTGCCAAACGCTTCCACGACGAAGCTGTCATGATGCACCGGTTCACAGGCGAAGGCCTCGCCGGAGTACTTCCGGTTCTGGACATCGACACCGGAGGCACGCCGGCCTGGTACGTGATGCCCAAGGCCAGTCCGCTCGAGTCGGTCTTCGTGGAGACGACCAGCCTGCAGGAGATCGTCGGCCACATACATGTGCTGGCACAGACTCTGTGCGAGCTCGATGAGCGGGAGTACTACCACCGAGACATCAAGCCCGACAACCTCTTTTGGTACGACGGACGCCCCGTACTCGCGGACTTCGGCATCGCCTACTTCGGTGAAGCGAGCGTGACCTACGAAGGCGAGAAGCTCGGACCCCTGTGGTTCATGGCCCCCGAGATGCGCAGCATGACCAAGCGGGAGGAGGGCAGTCAGGCCGACGTCTATTCTCTGGCGCAGACCCTCTCAGCCTTCATCTACCCCCTCGGCCAGCTCCCGCTCCCGGGCACCTTCCGCGCCGGAGCCACGGACTACGACCTCAACCGGCGCTGGAAGGGAGATCACACTGCTCTGGACGCGCTGGGGCATGTACTGGAAGCTGCCACGAGGAACGACCGGAACGAGCGGCTGAGGATCGACGGCCTCGAGGAGGAACTGCGCCTGTGGCTCCACTCCGCCCAGACCCCTCTGGTCAGGAACACCGGCCTGCGCAGCGGCTGGGGTCCGCAGGATGACTACGCCCGGGACATGGCGGAGAGCCGCGGTATCATGCGGCGGATGCTGATCCGGATCGCAAGACATCTGGGCGACCAGGCCAGCCACCAGGAGTATGCCCTCGGGGACCCGGAAAGGCCTCGCTGGCTTGCCACGTACGGGTGGCCGCACAACTCGGAGGACGGGTTCGAACCGGATGGTCTGCTGAGCTTCTCCACCTCGTGCGCGGGCAGCGATCGCAGGGTGATTCTGGGGGCGGTGTATTACGGCCGACGGGTCTCGTTCATTGCCGAGACGCACCGGCTGACAGCCGGTGACTGGCAGCTGGAGCACAGCTGGCCCGAGACGGAGTGGGGCCGGGTGAGGCTTCCCTCCGCTGCGCACGCATTGCAGACGCTGGCGGACAGCGTGACCGACAGCCTCGCTTAA
- a CDS encoding LysR substrate-binding domain-containing protein, which translates to MTRFGSLEAARSCVAAGLGLSLLAHANVADALAAGSLAQVPGARFPDVTVQLARRRRRWVSPAAAVVTAELPRYFPHRAR; encoded by the coding sequence ATCACGAGGTTCGGCAGCCTGGAGGCTGCCAGGTCCTGCGTCGCCGCTGGTCTCGGCCTCAGCCTGCTGGCACACGCCAACGTCGCGGACGCGCTCGCGGCGGGCAGCCTGGCACAGGTTCCCGGAGCACGGTTCCCCGACGTCACCGTCCAGCTGGCGCGCCGACGCCGACGCTGGGTCTCCCCCGCGGCGGCCGTAGTCACCGCGGAACTGCCACGCTACTTCCCGCACCGGGCGCGGTGA
- a CDS encoding PhzF family phenazine biosynthesis isomerase, which yields MNLTTDPEILRYSAFTTDPAAGNPAGVVLDASGLDDAAMLAIAAEVGYSETAFVTAADHPARRFRLRYFSPLAEVAFCGHATVATAVALAERIGSGPLVFDTPVGEIALDTSARLSASVAATLTSVPTRSRPASDEELHSSLAALRWSPDDLDPALPPHVSFGGNEHLVLAAATRERLAALDYDFDALAEVMHRHGWTTLQLVWRESGELFHARDPFPVGGVVEDPATGAAAAAFGGYLRTLDALPPSGAFTIRQGEDLGRPSLLRVEASTADPRVRVTGQAVAITTADTRTAGTPA from the coding sequence ATGAACCTGACCACAGACCCTGAGATCCTGCGATACAGCGCATTCACCACCGACCCTGCCGCTGGCAATCCGGCCGGCGTCGTGCTCGACGCGTCCGGACTGGACGACGCCGCCATGCTCGCCATCGCCGCCGAAGTCGGCTACTCGGAGACCGCCTTCGTCACCGCCGCGGACCACCCGGCGCGCCGGTTCCGCCTGCGCTACTTCAGCCCGCTCGCCGAAGTCGCCTTCTGCGGTCACGCGACCGTGGCCACGGCGGTGGCCCTGGCCGAGCGGATCGGTTCCGGCCCGCTCGTCTTCGACACACCGGTGGGCGAGATCGCCCTGGACACCTCCGCGCGGTTGTCCGCGTCCGTGGCGGCGACACTCACCAGCGTCCCCACCCGCTCCCGGCCGGCGAGCGACGAGGAGCTGCACTCCTCCCTCGCGGCACTGCGCTGGTCCCCGGATGACCTCGACCCGGCACTTCCGCCGCACGTCTCCTTCGGTGGCAACGAGCACCTCGTTCTCGCCGCGGCCACCCGCGAACGTCTCGCCGCCCTCGACTACGACTTCGACGCCCTGGCCGAGGTGATGCACCGGCACGGCTGGACCACGCTCCAACTGGTCTGGCGAGAGTCCGGGGAACTCTTCCACGCCCGCGACCCCTTCCCCGTCGGCGGTGTCGTCGAAGACCCGGCCACCGGCGCCGCGGCGGCAGCGTTCGGCGGCTACCTGCGCACACTCGACGCCCTCCCGCCCTCCGGCGCGTTCACCATCCGCCAGGGCGAGGACCTCGGCCGACCCAGCCTGCTCCGCGTCGAAGCGTCAACCGCAGACCCGCGGGTGCGGGTGACCGGGCAGGCGGTCGCGATCACGACGGCGGACACGCGCACCGCGGGCACACCTGCCTGA
- a CDS encoding DUF6228 family protein translates to MRPWRGGAGGWDASVTNGLEAGEQMTSLAADVWNFLTRGQP, encoded by the coding sequence CTGCGGCCCTGGCGAGGGGGCGCCGGCGGCTGGGACGCCTCGGTGACCAACGGGCTGGAGGCCGGCGAGCAGATGACTTCCCTGGCGGCCGACGTCTGGAACTTCCTCACCCGCGGGCAGCCATGA
- a CDS encoding RNA polymerase sigma factor SigF, protein MAAISVPRTDCRATDALAGSGERVSDVADLPWVEDAGKVAPKDARALSKVFFDRLQVLEEGTHAYQYARNTLIEMNLSLVQFAARRFRSREAGDMEDVIQVGTIGLIKAIDRFDLSREVEFSTFAIPYIVGEIKRFFRDTSWAVHVPRRLQELRVDLAQAKELLAARLDRDPNVRELADHLQLTEDEIIEGLIASNGYTAGSLDVPGEGEGPAGVARTYADVLGAVDPALEKSEDLQALAPLLGELGERDRRIIAMRFGQEMTQAQIGTELGVSQMHVSRLLSRALAQLRTGMLA, encoded by the coding sequence ATGGCAGCGATCTCTGTGCCGCGGACGGACTGCAGGGCGACTGACGCACTGGCGGGTTCGGGGGAGCGGGTCTCGGACGTTGCCGACCTGCCCTGGGTCGAGGACGCCGGGAAGGTTGCTCCGAAGGATGCCCGTGCTCTGTCGAAGGTGTTCTTCGACCGGCTGCAGGTGCTGGAGGAGGGAACGCACGCGTATCAGTACGCACGCAACACGCTCATCGAGATGAACCTCTCCTTGGTGCAGTTCGCCGCCCGCCGGTTCCGTAGCCGTGAGGCCGGCGACATGGAGGACGTTATCCAGGTCGGCACCATCGGTCTGATCAAGGCGATCGACCGGTTCGACCTGTCCCGTGAGGTTGAGTTCAGCACCTTCGCCATCCCCTACATCGTCGGTGAGATCAAGCGCTTCTTCCGGGACACCAGCTGGGCCGTACACGTGCCCCGCCGCTTGCAGGAGCTGCGCGTCGACCTGGCGCAGGCCAAGGAACTCCTCGCTGCGCGCCTCGACCGTGACCCGAACGTGAGGGAGCTGGCAGACCACCTTCAACTGACCGAGGACGAGATCATCGAGGGTTTGATCGCCTCCAACGGCTATACGGCCGGTTCGCTCGACGTGCCTGGCGAGGGCGAGGGCCCGGCGGGCGTCGCACGCACCTATGCGGACGTTCTGGGCGCAGTTGATCCGGCCCTGGAGAAGTCAGAGGATCTGCAGGCGCTGGCTCCGCTTCTCGGGGAGCTCGGTGAGCGGGATCGCCGTATCATCGCGATGCGGTTCGGTCAGGAGATGACCCAGGCCCAGATCGGCACCGAGCTCGGCGTTTCTCAGATGCACGTGTCCCGGCTCCTGTCCCGCGCGCTCGCCCAGCTCCGCACCGGCATGCTCGCCTGA
- a CDS encoding MarR family winged helix-turn-helix transcriptional regulator, whose amino-acid sequence MPAPDTAPSTTGDETSQSAGFITELLDVLWEHARNSASHATAPMSTSQLRLLYVIDRDDGIRMRKACTLLASSPSNVSRLCDRLQAMGFLERRPCPGSRREITLQLTDAGKTHLRGIREKRDTMLHRAIGNLSPTERRALGEGLAALAVQLDFPGEDLSRPRTRQVA is encoded by the coding sequence ATGCCAGCACCGGACACTGCCCCCAGCACCACAGGTGATGAGACCAGCCAGTCAGCAGGCTTCATCACCGAACTCCTCGACGTGCTGTGGGAGCACGCCAGGAACTCTGCCAGCCACGCAACCGCGCCCATGTCCACCTCGCAGCTTCGGCTGCTCTACGTCATCGACCGCGACGACGGCATCCGTATGCGGAAGGCCTGCACCCTGCTGGCGTCCTCGCCGTCCAACGTCAGCCGGCTGTGCGACCGCCTCCAAGCCATGGGATTCCTCGAGCGGCGCCCCTGCCCCGGCAGCAGGCGCGAGATCACCCTGCAGCTGACCGACGCTGGAAAGACGCACCTGCGCGGCATCCGCGAGAAGCGCGACACCATGCTCCACCGAGCCATCGGGAACCTGAGCCCAACCGAACGCCGCGCACTCGGCGAGGGACTCGCTGCCCTCGCAGTCCAGCTTGACTTCCCCGGCGAAGACCTCAGCAGACCCCGCACCCGTCAAGTGGCCTGA
- a CDS encoding DEAD/DEAH box helicase, with protein MAFKLKSAEAAMPEDPVDLYRILALTNRGPEFVWGHQQDVLRDWHETKSDASDVAIELPTGAGKTLVGGLISEYRRRKHGERVAYLCPTRQLARQTAAKFDEYGIPNVLLVNRVNTWNPAHQAQYEAGEAVAVSVYSHVFNSNPALDNAGMLVLDDAHAAEGYVAGPWSLAISRKTEESAYLDVLSVLKPALDPLVDTRLRAPKTEDSSAYVYLASPIGVAEQSLPLEEAVAAAAHGSKLSTNAFHAWKFLQGRLDRCLIYVSYGQILIRPLIAPTAQHEAFNSPVRRVYMSATLGDGGELERAFGRRKIDRIPVPKGWETRGTGRRFFMFPELTDDLSTAPARVPAFVSGVVSSAGRAVILTPDSRTAETFAKECLPETHPVVKANDVEDDLTAFTAMDQAVLLLTNRYDGIDLPGDDCRLVVLAGLPARGDLQERFLHESLGALEVLQERIRARIVQGSGRATRNNKDWAAVMVLGRSLTSYLSGPDVQGALHPEVHAEVEFGRTNSLGTTSSEMLDNLAVFRRHDQDWAGVDTHISSQREQYTRTVAPSSRELHNAARHEVAAWEAIWNNQWDWALTAVQRVLDQLKGERTPQRYAALWNYLGYSIAERLAQQGGDSTHRATGVRYYRELQRKAQTSSFLAHIASPSDRAHAPVLGDLAPVDEAAMLAVIARTELHRPEPFERALTEARAGLAGTEYRAYEAGLVHLGSFAGASESYGNDDDANPAAPDAVWIFDDARWVTWEAKSEATPTGEIGPDNVRQAQGHLRYTEAERKASAPSGSIALLMSPKPKIMAAARMLANDETYLVRQPTVLDVFDRLIRSWRTARARTITVLSLAELADIFRAEQALPSQWLPLLKATPVKE; from the coding sequence GTGGCCTTCAAGCTCAAGTCCGCCGAGGCGGCCATGCCAGAAGACCCGGTCGACCTGTATCGGATTCTTGCCCTGACGAACCGTGGGCCCGAATTCGTGTGGGGACACCAACAGGATGTCCTTCGAGACTGGCACGAAACGAAGTCGGACGCGTCAGACGTAGCAATTGAGCTGCCGACCGGGGCGGGTAAAACTCTTGTCGGAGGACTGATCAGCGAGTACCGGCGCCGCAAACACGGCGAACGTGTCGCCTACCTCTGTCCCACGCGGCAATTGGCGCGGCAGACGGCAGCGAAGTTCGACGAGTATGGAATTCCGAACGTACTGCTCGTCAATCGCGTGAATACATGGAATCCAGCCCACCAGGCGCAGTACGAGGCAGGGGAAGCCGTCGCCGTCAGCGTCTACAGCCATGTCTTCAACTCGAATCCGGCTCTCGACAACGCTGGCATGCTCGTCCTGGACGACGCTCACGCGGCCGAGGGGTACGTGGCCGGTCCGTGGAGTCTCGCCATCTCCCGCAAGACCGAGGAGAGTGCGTACCTCGACGTTCTCTCCGTGCTGAAGCCCGCGCTGGATCCACTCGTCGACACCCGGCTGCGCGCTCCGAAGACAGAAGACTCCTCGGCGTACGTGTACCTCGCCTCCCCCATCGGTGTTGCCGAGCAGTCCCTCCCCCTCGAAGAAGCCGTCGCGGCAGCAGCCCACGGCTCGAAGCTGAGTACGAACGCCTTCCATGCCTGGAAGTTCCTCCAGGGACGCCTCGACCGATGCCTGATCTACGTCTCGTACGGACAGATCCTCATCCGCCCCCTCATCGCGCCCACGGCGCAGCACGAGGCCTTCAACAGCCCTGTCCGCCGCGTATACATGAGTGCGACCCTCGGAGACGGCGGCGAGCTCGAGCGTGCCTTCGGGCGAAGGAAGATCGACCGTATCCCCGTCCCCAAGGGCTGGGAAACCCGGGGCACCGGGCGACGGTTCTTCATGTTCCCCGAACTGACAGACGACCTGTCCACAGCGCCCGCGCGGGTACCCGCCTTCGTCTCCGGGGTTGTCAGCAGCGCGGGACGAGCCGTCATCCTCACCCCCGACAGCCGTACAGCCGAGACCTTCGCCAAGGAGTGCCTGCCCGAGACACACCCCGTCGTGAAGGCCAACGACGTCGAAGACGACCTCACTGCCTTCACCGCGATGGACCAGGCGGTCCTGCTCCTCACCAACCGCTACGACGGCATAGACCTCCCTGGAGACGACTGCCGGCTCGTCGTACTCGCAGGCCTGCCCGCCCGAGGAGACCTGCAGGAACGCTTCCTGCACGAATCACTCGGCGCCCTGGAAGTGCTTCAGGAGCGCATCCGCGCGCGCATCGTGCAGGGCTCGGGCCGGGCCACACGCAACAACAAAGACTGGGCGGCCGTCATGGTGCTCGGCCGGTCCCTGACGTCGTACCTGTCCGGTCCAGACGTTCAGGGGGCGCTGCACCCGGAAGTCCACGCCGAGGTCGAGTTCGGACGGACGAACAGCTTGGGCACCACCTCGAGCGAGATGCTCGACAACCTCGCCGTCTTCCGCAGGCATGATCAGGACTGGGCTGGGGTCGACACCCATATCTCCTCCCAGCGCGAGCAGTACACCCGAACCGTCGCCCCCAGCTCCCGTGAGCTGCACAACGCGGCCCGGCACGAGGTCGCGGCCTGGGAAGCTATCTGGAACAACCAATGGGACTGGGCCCTCACCGCCGTACAGCGCGTCCTGGACCAGCTCAAGGGCGAGCGGACACCCCAGCGCTATGCCGCGCTGTGGAACTACCTCGGGTACAGCATCGCCGAGCGGCTCGCGCAGCAGGGCGGAGACTCAACGCACCGCGCCACCGGTGTCCGCTACTACCGCGAGCTCCAGCGTAAGGCGCAGACCAGCAGTTTCCTCGCCCACATCGCTTCGCCGAGCGACCGGGCCCACGCGCCCGTCCTCGGCGACCTCGCCCCCGTTGATGAAGCCGCGATGCTCGCCGTCATCGCCCGTACCGAACTGCACCGTCCCGAGCCCTTCGAACGGGCCCTCACCGAAGCGCGGGCCGGCCTCGCAGGCACCGAGTACCGCGCCTACGAAGCCGGACTCGTCCACCTCGGCAGCTTCGCCGGCGCCTCGGAAAGTTACGGCAACGACGACGACGCCAACCCCGCAGCCCCTGATGCCGTCTGGATCTTCGACGACGCCCGCTGGGTCACCTGGGAGGCGAAGAGTGAAGCCACGCCCACCGGTGAGATCGGTCCGGACAATGTCCGCCAGGCACAAGGACACCTCAGGTACACGGAGGCAGAACGAAAGGCCTCTGCGCCCAGCGGCTCCATCGCGCTCCTCATGTCCCCCAAGCCGAAGATCATGGCCGCCGCGCGCATGCTCGCCAACGACGAGACCTACCTCGTACGCCAGCCAACGGTCCTGGACGTCTTCGACCGCCTCATCCGGTCGTGGCGCACTGCCCGAGCACGCACGATCACAGTGCTCAGCCTCGCCGAACTCGCCGACATCTTCCGGGCCGAGCAGGCGCTGCCATCACAGTGGCTGCCCCTGCTGAAGGCGACCCCAGTCAAGGAGTAG